In Oxalobacteraceae bacterium OTU3CINTB1, the sequence CGACGGCCGCATCAAGGCCGACGTGGTCACCATCAGCGCCGACGTCGCAGGCACCGTGACCGACGTGATGGTGCGCGATAACCAGATGGTCAAGCAAGGCGACGTGCTGTTCGTCGTCGACAAGGCGCGCTACCAGAACGCGCTGGCGCAGGCCAACGCCATGCTGGCGTCGCAGCAGGTCGAGAAGGGCCGCCGTAGCAAGGAAGCCAGCCGCCGCGCGGCGCTGGACAGCTCCATCATCTCCGCCGAGAGCATGGAGACGGCCCAATTCGCGGTCGGCACCGCGTCGGCGCAATACCAGGCCGCGCTGGCCGCGCGCAACCTGGCGCAGCTCAATCTGGAGCGCACCGTGGTGCGGGCGCCGGTGGCCGGCTATGTCACCAACCTGAATGTGCACGCGGGTGATTTCGCCGCCGTCGGCGCGGCCAAGCTGGCCGTCATCGGCAGCGAGTCGTTCTATGTGGTCGGCTATTTCGAAGAAACCAAACTGCCGCTTTTGAAGGTAAACGACCAGGTGGAGGTGCATCTGATGAGCGGCGCGGCGCAGCTGAACGGCCATATCGAGAGCATCGCCCACGGCATCACCGACCGCGACGCCAGCGTGGGACGGGAGCTGCTGGCCGACGTCAACCCCACCTTCAACTGGGTGCGGCTGGCGCAGCGGGTGCCGGTGCGAATCCATATAGACCAGAAGCCGAAAGACCTGGCGCTGGTGGCCGGCACCACCTGCACGGTGGTGATCCACAGTTAATCGACGTTAGCGCGAACCGGCGACGTCCAGTATCGCGCCGCTGACGTAGGACGACTGCGGCGACAGCAACCACAAGATGGACTCGGCGACTTCCTCCGACGTGGCCGCGCGCCCCATCGGCAAGCTCGATGCCATCCGCGCCACGCGATCGGGCATGCCGCCGCTGGCGTGGATCTCGGTGTCGGTGACGCCGGGCCGCACGCAATTGACGCGGATGCCCTCCTCCGCCACTTCCTTCGACAAGCCAAGCGTCATCACATCGATGGCGCCTTTGGAGGATGCGTAGTCGATGTAGGTATTGGCGCCGCCGTGCCGGGCGGCGCCGGAGGAGATGTTGACGATGCCGCCACCCTGCCCGCCGCTGCGCGTCGACATCCGCTTGACCGCTTCCCTGGCGCACAGGAAGGCGCTCATGATGTTGGTGGTGAAAACGCGCTGCATCCGCTCGGCCGACATCTCCATCAGCTTGCACTGTTGTTCGAGCACGCCGACGTTGTTGACAAGCGCAGTGATCGGCCCCAATTGGGCGTCGACCGCCGCGAACAGGCGCAGCACGTCGGCTTCCACGCTCATATCGCCCTGCACGACGATCGCCTCGCCGCCCTCGCCGGCAATTTGCGCGCGCAGCTGTTCGGCCGCCTCGCCGTTGCTGACGTAGTTGATGCAGACGGCGTAGCCACGGCGGCTCGCCATCAAGGCCGTCGCCGCGCCTATGCCCCGGCTGCTGCCGGTCACCACCATCACTTGTTTCATCGCTCGCCTTGTAAAAAAGCCCGCTGGCGCGGGCTTGTAATCAGGGTTACTTCTCCGGACTGGTGTTTTTCAGCGCGTAGGCCACGTGCTGCCACCAGTGGTCGCGCGAATCGACGCTGCGCAGGCACTTTTTGTCGATCTCGCCCTTGAACATCGGATCTTCGCACTTTTTGGTCATCAGCGCATAGCGCTGGTTTTCCGCGTTGGCCAAGGCGACCACCAGCCAGAAGACCAAGCCCGCCAACACCACCACCAGGCTCCAGGCGACATGGTTGATATACGCCCACTCGAACAGCGTCTCGATGGCCGGTGACGACTCTTTATAGAGATGCATCACCTTGCCTTCGGCGGCCTTGCGTTCGTCGCTGATTTCTTTCATTTCGTACCCGTTCCAAATTAAAGCGCATCTTTGCGCGGCGGGTGACACGTCCAACCACGCCACGAGCGGAGATTACCACTTTTCAGGCGCGAGGTGGCTGTTCGCGCCTGATCGGCGATTAAAACCCGCTTAAAACTCGTAGCGCGCCGACAGCTTGAGCTGGCGGCCGTCGGCCGGATAGATGCCGGCCTTGCAGGAAAACGCTTGCGAGTAGTACTGCTTGTCCGTCAGGTTGAGGCCGGACACCGCGAACTCCCACTGGCCGATCTTGCGGGCATAGCGGGCGTCGACGGTGGCGAAGCCGGGAATTTTTCCTGCGCAGCTGTTGTCGAAGTCCGAGCCGTAGCGCTGGCTGTCGACCCACTGCGTGCCGATGTCGGCGGACTGACCATCGGCCGGGGTCCAGCTCAGGCGCGCGCTCAGCGTATTCTCCGGCACCAGCACCATTTGCTTGCCGCTGTTGGCGCCTTCGCGGAACTTGGCGTCGACGTGCTGGTAATGCGCGCTGACGGTCCAGTC encodes:
- a CDS encoding efflux RND transporter periplasmic adaptor subunit gives rise to the protein MSASKIFRFFLTMLLLAAALWIGRTAWDHYMESAWTRDGRIKADVVTISADVAGTVTDVMVRDNQMVKQGDVLFVVDKARYQNALAQANAMLASQQVEKGRRSKEASRRAALDSSIISAESMETAQFAVGTASAQYQAALAARNLAQLNLERTVVRAPVAGYVTNLNVHAGDFAAVGAAKLAVIGSESFYVVGYFEETKLPLLKVNDQVEVHLMSGAAQLNGHIESIAHGITDRDASVGRELLADVNPTFNWVRLAQRVPVRIHIDQKPKDLALVAGTTCTVVIHS
- a CDS encoding SDR family oxidoreductase, producing the protein MKQVMVVTGSSRGIGAATALMASRRGYAVCINYVSNGEAAEQLRAQIAGEGGEAIVVQGDMSVEADVLRLFAAVDAQLGPITALVNNVGVLEQQCKLMEMSAERMQRVFTTNIMSAFLCAREAVKRMSTRSGGQGGGIVNISSGAARHGGANTYIDYASSKGAIDVMTLGLSKEVAEEGIRVNCVRPGVTDTEIHASGGMPDRVARMASSLPMGRAATSEEVAESILWLLSPQSSYVSGAILDVAGSR